The Pseudomonas sp. DG56-2 genome contains a region encoding:
- a CDS encoding TIR domain-containing protein, with protein sequence MPVVISYRHQERLDAFIINERLKLEGIATQLDLYDGETGMTADDVSGQVCSNISGCTHLISVLSPETIDCWWVPFQLGAATLGNRRIALYQCAHCALPGFLEKWPIMSLREHIDLFVLAYHDEQTFRRSICSEGAHADATNRLNAGFFHADLKAKIRRGF encoded by the coding sequence ATGCCTGTGGTTATCAGCTATCGCCACCAGGAGCGCCTTGATGCCTTCATTATCAATGAACGCCTGAAGCTTGAAGGCATTGCCACCCAACTGGACCTCTACGACGGCGAAACCGGTATGACTGCCGATGACGTCAGCGGTCAGGTCTGCAGCAACATCAGTGGCTGTACTCACCTGATCAGCGTCCTCTCCCCGGAAACCATCGACTGTTGGTGGGTACCCTTCCAATTAGGCGCCGCCACCCTCGGCAATCGTCGCATCGCCCTGTACCAATGCGCACACTGCGCGCTGCCTGGATTTCTGGAGAAGTGGCCCATCATGAGCCTGCGCGAACACATCGATCTGTTCGTGCTCGCCTACCACGACGAACAGACATTCCGCCGCTCTATTTGTAGTGAAGGTGCTCACGCCGACGCCACCAATCGACTGAATGCCGGCTTCTTCCACGCTGACCTCAAGGCCAAGATCCGCCGTGGCTTTTGA